The Mauremys mutica isolate MM-2020 ecotype Southern chromosome 20, ASM2049712v1, whole genome shotgun sequence genome contains the following window.
AAGCAATTCTGGCAGAGGTGTTTCCTGTCAGAAAAGGCCATTTTGTCACAACTGAAAGGTGGATTTCCACCTCCTTTTTGACAGAAAAATTTGGAAACTGATCAAAATGGAGCCAGTCCTCCTGCTGCTGCGTACGATTTCTTATTCTCTTAAACTTTCACACTATATTACACTCTGTTTGATACATTTACATTATATATTCCATTATCCTCTGATATTGTATGATTTATTATTCTATTACCCTCGATCTTATTATTCTACTATAGACTTTAGATTGTTACAATTGATAGAGttataatctaaatagagaaAATATCATCTAATATCAAAGTGTAATAGAAccaaaatatagaaaaaaataatcgattgtatttttatatattttctctctttagATTGTAGTTCTGTGCAAGTGTAAGAGGGTCTAACCAGAGAAAAAGACTCGATTACACTTTGCTATTCGATTCTCTTTTCTCTGGTTAGATTCTATTCTACACTTTCTCATTCGCCGCAGCAGATcttgtgttttgctgttttaCATTCCCGGCGGATGCTGAGATCTCTCCTAGCTCGTGTTTTCTGTCCCGTTCGAACGCGTCAAACGGATCGAAACAGAGCGTCCGGCTGCTCCCGACCGTCCGGCGTTTTCCCGGAACTTCCATTCCACCAACGTTCCAAAATCTCGATTTGTCGTCCCGCGTCGGGGCGATTTGTCGGACTGTCCTGACGTCCcaaaggagcaggggcaggaggccGAGTGGCAGGATGGCGGCCAGATCAGGAGCCCATGGGGGGCCTCAGCGGAGGGGCAGCAAGATCTCAGCTTGGAAGATGAATCGGGGAGTGGGGGGCGGTTTGCACCATGCGAGATGCTGCTTGGGGGAGGGACCTGGGGTCTCTGTTGGCACCatgtgtgggcagggggctgtgtagGGATGCACTGACCCCTTTGCCTTTGGGTCTCCTTTGCCaggtgccccctccccacggaGGGACCCCCTCTCTCCCACGCCCAGAGTGGGCATCATGGCtggcgggaagcagcagctgAAGAGAAGCGTTTCCATCATCCCCTGCTTTGTGTTTGTGGAGGTAAGGCATTGGGCCCCAGggcgccaggacgcctgggttccctccctggctatgggaggggggtggggtgtagtgatGAGAGAagagggggctggaagccaggactcctgggttctgttccccacTCAGCTCAGTGAGAGAATCCAAAATTAACCAATGTACCTTAAAACAGGGAcctggcgctgcgagcttccctgtGGCagtgtcatggatccataggccCGGTGCTCTCGCAAGGCCCTGGGAGGACCCCTCAGTGCGTCAGCCCCCTCAGCTTCTTCACCTCCTGGGACTGAACCTCCGAACCGTCAGCACCCCTGGGTCACGCCATGAGCTCCCGGTGATGAATCCACCTGGAGTGGAGCCCTGGGGGAGACTTGCACCCCCAAagggagccccgccccccgaCTTCCTGATTCTGGAGTGACgcccctcccagcaggaggcTTTATGAGTTTCTGGAACCCAGCGGCGCAGGCCCTTAGTTACCCCAGAGAACAGAAAGTTCCAGCCTGATCCATCCGGGTCATCCATGCGCCGTAGTCGCTGGGTACCAAATGTCCGGGCATTTGGCGTGTTCCTTGTTTTCTGGGCATCTCCAGAGGCCTGAGGTCCAGGTGTCAGTCACGCCTGGACTTCTGCAAAGAGTAAACaacctccccccactccacccccatgcagcacataggggaaactgaggcacacaccgtATTCATACAAAACATTATGAGAAATTCCCACTTTCTCCCAGGCAGTGTCCAGGCCAGGGGGACtccagtgctgcgagcttccctgcagcagtgcccTACCAACCCCCCTTCCTCATGCCCTAGCACCAGCCCCTCCTGCCGTGACTCCTCCAGAGGTTAGACACAGGGCTTTTGCCTGTGTTAAACGGCAAGTGTGGGGGGAGGTCGTGCTGGGGAGGTGGGGTCGAAATGACGCCCCTCCAGCATCCAGCTCAGGAGCACAAAGCTGGCCCAGAGAGCCAGGGTCATGAGTTAGAGAATGAAATTTACCATCTGTCGCTTTGCTTCATACAACCCTGGCCCTGACCCCTTGAGATcactgccaggggctggggggtccaaggcaaatccccagcccccactcccttgcTTACCGGATCCTTCATCACTTCCTTCCTGTCCCAAAcagcccccaggccccaccccagaggtggctgcatctcagcaccgagCAAGGGATCCCTATAtaaccagcccctgcaccccaccccagagacagctgcatctcaCCGCTGGGCGAGGGGGCCTTGAAAAGACAcagagtggtggtgggggggttggatttaTTTGGGTGCTCcggctggaggaggggcagatGGGGGGGGAAGCCctggggggaggcaagtggggggtgcaggtgtctgcCCCAGTTTGGCTGAGGCAGGCGCCTCTGCCCTCAGCCGTGATGTGATGTGGAGCTACAGCAGGCACCGAAGCGTGAACGGGAGTGCACGAGGGAGCTTGcacggagccggggggggggagggagggagggcgggacgGATGgttcctgggctccccccgctcccaccctGCGACTCTGCCCCCTCGCTGTGCTCAGTCCGGGCCGGGGCTGGCCGCTGAGCTGCCATGTTCTATTTCCAGCTGGTGATCATGGCGGGCACGGTGCTGCTGGCGTATCACTTCGAATACACCGACACCTTCCCCGTCCACATCCAGGGCTTCTTCTGCCACGACAGCGCCTACGCCAAGCCCTACCCGGGGCCCGAGGACGCCAGCCGCGCCCCGCCCGTCCTGGTCTACTCCCTGGTCACCGCCGTGCCCACGGCCATGGTGAGGGGCTGGCGTGGGGGGTATGGGAGGGCAGGGTGGTGCCCGGGGGTTCTGGTGGGGCTGGGATCTcagagccgcccccccccacccccaggattgGGCCATGAGGGTCCCACCTGGGTTCTGACCCTCCAGACCCCTTGGGCTTTGGGGCAATGTGCTCCCCCCAAGCAGAGGCTGCTGTCAGGGcacccacccaccagcccccatgtGCCCCTTTGGGGGCCAGTGACTaagggccccccccccacagggaccCGCTGGCACCTGCAGATCGTGCTCTGGATACTGCATAgactgtgcgggggggggggtgcttggGGATCTCAAGCCTCCTCTGGGGGCCCCTCAGACCTGGCTCAGGCGTCAGAGTCCTGGATCCGGGCCTGGGTTAGCAgggactgggggctggagggcagggctggcagttcgggggggctggtggagtggggtgggggtgctggagggcaggggttgggggggctggtggagtggggtggggctggaggcccGGGCGGGGGGTTCAGTGGGCTGGTGGAGTGGGGTggatggagggcagggctgggggttcaggggggctggtggagtgggggggttggagggcagggctgggggttcagggggctggtggagttggggggctggagggcagggctgggggttcaggggggctggtggagtggggtggctggagggcagggctgggggttcaggggggctggtggagtgggggggttggagggcCGTGCTGGGGGTACAGGGGGCTGGTGGAGTGGGGTGgctggtgggcagggctgggggttcagggggctggtggagtggggtggctggagggcagggctgggggttcggggggctggtggagtgggggggttggagggcagggctgggggttcaggggggcTAGTGGAGTGGGGtagctggagggcagggctgggggttcagggggctggtggagtggggtggctggaaggcagggctgggggttcaggggggctggtggagtgggggggttggagggcagggctgggggttcagggggctggtggagggggggggggggagggcaggggtggggggtcagggggctggtggagtgcgggggttggagggcagggctgggggttcagggggctggtggagtggggtggctggagggcagggctgggggttcagggggctggtggagtggggtggctggagggcagggctgggggttcgtGGGGCAGGTGGACggggggggatggagggcaggggtgggggttcaggggggCTTGTGGAGTGGGGtagctggagggcagggctgggggttcagggggctggtggagtggggtggctggaaggcagggctgggggttcaggggggctggtggagtggggggttggagggcagggctgggggttcagggggctggtggaGTGGTGGggttggagggcagggctgggggttcagggggctggtggagtggggtggagtgagggcagggctgggggttcagggggctggtggagtggggtggctggagggcagggctgggggttcagggggctggtggagttggggggttggagggcagggctgggggttcagggggaCTCGTGGTGTGGGGTGgctggcgggcagggctgggggttcagggggctggtggagtgggggggttggagggcagggctgggggtttaGGGGGCtggtggagttggggggctggagggcagggctgggggttcagggggctggtggagttggggggctggagggaagggctgggggttcaggggggctggtggagtgggggggttggagggaaaggctgggggtttgggggggctggtggagtggggtggctggagggcagggctgggggttcagggggctggtggagtgggggggttggagggcagggctgggggttcggggggctggtggagttggggggctggagggaagggctgggggttcaggggggctggtggagtggggtgggggctggggtttgggggggccagcaggggtggggcaggggagtcaTGTAGCTCATCTGTGCAAAGGGAACACGGAGCAGCCAGGGCCTGGTgccccccctgttccccccatGGGAAGCCGGCAGCCTGAATGCGGCTGGTTCCATGTATGGccaagcgcccccccccccccccccccgcagaagcTGGACACAGACAGCAGCTCCCCCTGGAGCACGGATGGGGTCttctctgccggtgcccctcagtcctcccCCCCCCTCGCAGCCCCTTTGCccaacccccccctccctgcccttccccgaTCCCCCCTTCACTGGAACGGAGGCGGGTCTGGGGGAAAAGCCACAGTCCCGGCCCCCCCTTTAGGAACTgggagctcccagccagcccccccccccgcatcaggCTCCGTCCGCTTCAGTTGGCTAATCCCCCGCCCCTAGTGGCTGCACCGTCTGCTCGGCTGAGGGGGGGGACGGACAGGgaaggctggtgggggggaggggaaggggctagaaggggggcagggatccccgACTCCCCCCGGCACAGATGAGGctgcctcactcctcccccctctgccccaaggaTCCCCCAGCACCGGGAGCAGAGGGGCCAGCGTTGGGATCCAGTCTGGCGCCccctgggggtgggaaagggtattgggggaggggaagattaATGGGGGGCTCTTAGGGGCTGGATCCTGCACCTTGGACACGATTCTCAGTTATGGTGATGCCCCTTTGTGCTTCTCAGGTGGGAGCTCTCCTGCCTGGTCCCAGGACCCCTGGGCTGGCCTAGGGCCCTGGCTTGGGGGGCGTAGCTGGAGCACACTGGGCAgtgcctgcccccccacccccgcaggcctgtgctggggcagagcatgagttagagcagccccgaGGCTGCCCTGACTGGCTCCTAGACCCCGTCCTGCTCCCCAAGGGTTGGGAggggggaagcccctgcagaTGGGGCCCAGGTGGGGATTGGGCCTGAGGTGGGGGTGCTGATGGAGCCATTGactgggattccccccccccccccgccccagatccTGATCGGGGAACTGGCTGCGTTTTTCTGCCGGCCGCGGCGGCGTGAGGAGAAAACCATCATCTCTGGGGAGTGTTGCTACTTCATCCCGCTGCTGAGACGCATCGTCCGCTTCCTGGGTGAGTGGGAGGGGCCCGagcccgacccgcagccctgccccccacccccgctctgctggtgcccctcactcccgacacgcagccccctgctctcctgccctggcatcccccGTTCTGCTtatgccccccactcccgatcAGCAACCCCCTGTTAGCCCGGCTCTTAGGTTTCCCCCTCcctgagctctgccggtgcccctcactcccgacccgcagcccctgctagcccagccctgccggtgcccctcactcccgacccgcagaccCCCCATCTCTGCATtaatcacccccccacaccctccgcAGGCGTCTATTCCTTCGGCCTgttcaccaccaccatcttcgCGAACGCCGGGCAGGTCGTCACGGGCAACCAGACCCCCCACTTCCTCTCCGTGTGCCGCCCCAACTACACGGCGCTGGGGTGCCAGCTGCCCGGCCCCCAGTACATCACGGACCGGGGGGCCTGCGCCGGGAACCCCGCCCTGGTCACCGCAGCCCGCAAAGCCTTCCCCTCCAAGGACGCCGCGCTCAGCGCCTACGCCGTGGTGTACACCGCCGTACgtgccggggggcagggccgggcgggggggctgggaggtggggcaggacggcagtggggctggggggggcagtggggtggggaggccgCGGGGCCGGTGGGGGCAGTGGGATGGGGGTAGGCAGGGGGGCAGgacggcagtggggctggggggagcagggagaggggaggccgCGGGtctggtgggggcagtggggtgggggtaggcaggggggcaggacggcagtggggctggggggagcagggagaggggaggctatggggcagggcagccccagggagggggagggagtctgcgggcagggggggaggagggcagggcttgggggggctTCAGatgactcctgccccccccacaccgtCTCCCTCCCCAGATGTACGTGACGCTGGTGCTGGAGGTGCGGGGGTCCCGGCTGGCCAAGCCCACCCTGTGCCTGGTGCTGGCCGGCCCGGCGGCCCTGCTGGGGGTGCTGCGCGTGGCCGAGCACCGGAACCACTGGGCCGACGTGCTGGCCGGGTTCCTGACCGGGGCCGCCATCGCCGCCTTCCTggtgagccccccccccgagcgccccggccccacggctccccacagcccccccccgagcgccccggccccgcggctccccacagcccccccccgagcaccccagccccgcggttctcCATAGCCCCCCTGAGCTCCACCCCCCGCACCCCGAGCACCCCCGCCCccgcggctccccacagcccccccccgagcgccccggCCCTGCGGTTCTCCAGAGCCCCCCCGAGCTCCACCCACCGCACCCCGAGCGCCCCGGCCCCGCGGCTCCCCGCGGCTCCCCCCCCCGTGCGCCCCGGCCCCGCGGCTCCCCgcggctcccccccccgagcgccccggccccgcggctccccgcggctcccccccccgagcgccccggccccgcggctccccacagcgcccccccacctcccctgagtgcccccacggctctccacagccccccaactccccacctgccccccacctcccctgagcgtccccagcccctgccacatggccccacccccacaactctccacagctgcccccagccctcctgagctccccctggcgccccctgccaCACAGCACCCACCTCCCAGAGCTttccacagcccccccagcccacccccacctcccccaagcacccccagtccccacagctctccacagcccccccaccccgcacctgCCCCCCGAGCTCCCCACCTCCCCTAAGCACCCCCTGCCACATGGCACCCACCCCCCACGGCTTTccacagccccccaaccccccacctgccccccaaatcccctgcagccccccacctcccctgagtgcccccagcccctaccccccacagctcaccacagccccccacctggcccttgagcccccctgcagtcccccaccccctgccacacggcacccacctgccccccatccctagCCCCCATGACACCCTACCTCACCCCCAACTCCCCACAGTCCCCAGCGCAGAACCCCCCACCTGGGAGGCCTCTCAGCCGTACCCCAACTCCCCCCATCACACTCTTGTCAGCTGGGGGGCACCAGCCGAGGGAGGGGCTCCTGGGGGGCTGGACCCtccctcacttcagtccccgtcCCCAGGTCACCTGCGTGGTGAATAACTTCCAGACCAAGGCGCCCGCGGCCCCGAAGCCGGCGCCGGCCGAGAGCCTGGCCAGCGTCCCCGGCGTGGGGCTGCCCTGCGTCGAGAGCCCCCTGGAGAAGTTCAGCGTAGCCCAGGTGAGGGGCAGGgatgcgcccagctctggggagctgccagccagccagcccatccccctcccgCCACAGGGCAGCAGCTGCATCCTCTGGGGCCGGGGTCTCTCTGCCCCAAACCCCAGGAAAATTCAGGGtggagcggggatggggggggctgcgggtggggttGAGGGGCTGTCAGGTGTGGGGGTCACGTGGCCCCACTgcgatcccctccccctcctgggaCTCTGAGCTGgcggcagccgggggggggggcaggttctagGGACAGGTGttgggggggtgcgggggtggggcaggttctaggaacaggtgtgggggggggtgcgggggccaTTCCCCTCGGGGTGGGAtcaggatggggaggggcagtggggccaGGACAGTGCAGCCTTAATCTCCGGCCCCCAGCGTGTGGGGCTGGGAACTTCATAACCCCCCTGATCCTCTCCCCCTTGACACCTCCACCCGTAGCCCCTCCCCCGTGGCACCTCGacacccccatctgccccccaggTCATGCtataagcgggggggggggtgtcatgggGGGGATGTTTCACCAGGTGTCTGGCCCCCGGTACCCACGCAGCTGGCTCTAGGGTGGGGGTGGCTCTCACATGACCccagtctgggggggggggcaaactggggggggtctgtctgggACGTGCAGGGAGAGTGCGGCcccgtggggctgcaggggggggagCATAGACCCCGCATCCTGCATCCTGGGTTCCTTCTCTCCCGCCACCTCCCGCCATTCTCCATCTCAGGCTGCCCCCCAGAGATGAGCCCCAAACCCCTTTCTCACCCCAT
Protein-coding sequences here:
- the PLPPR2 gene encoding phospholipid phosphatase-related protein type 2, translating into MAGGKQQLKRSVSIIPCFVFVELVIMAGTVLLAYHFEYTDTFPVHIQGFFCHDSAYAKPYPGPEDASRAPPVLVYSLVTAVPTAMILIGELAAFFCRPRRREEKTIISGECCYFIPLLRRIVRFLGVYSFGLFTTTIFANAGQVVTGNQTPHFLSVCRPNYTALGCQLPGPQYITDRGACAGNPALVTAARKAFPSKDAALSAYAVVYTAMYVTLVLEVRGSRLAKPTLCLVLAGPAALLGVLRVAEHRNHWADVLAGFLTGAAIAAFLVTCVVNNFQTKAPAAPKPAPAESLASVPGVGLPCVESPLEKFSVAQRVRDPPEEQDFSTLLTRGLERQLARSLRAGGHAGAARPYEIPELGSQRSPDPQLCLFPTTPDVLIPSRSVTSEV